In one window of Streptomyces griseus subsp. griseus DNA:
- a CDS encoding snapalysin family zinc-dependent metalloprotease yields the protein MRHSKWFAAAGTAAAITMIMAPATHAASAPSPAAPARAAAVTTLYYDATRATGWEAAITAGVAAWNANVGNVKLAKAQPGTRAEIQIIATNGWPQATLGPVRPGGQARVELGSLAVTEGHDKTRIAAHEIGHNLGLPDTKPGPCSQLMSGSSAGISCKNSVPNATERSRVESAYAGRAATRTPADGRVLVDAH from the coding sequence ATGCGCCACTCCAAGTGGTTCGCGGCAGCCGGCACCGCCGCGGCCATCACCATGATCATGGCCCCGGCGACGCACGCGGCGTCCGCGCCCTCACCGGCCGCACCGGCGCGCGCCGCGGCGGTGACCACTCTCTACTACGACGCCACCCGGGCGACCGGCTGGGAGGCGGCCATCACCGCCGGAGTCGCCGCGTGGAACGCGAACGTCGGCAATGTGAAGCTGGCGAAGGCCCAGCCCGGCACCCGCGCCGAGATCCAGATCATCGCCACCAACGGCTGGCCGCAGGCCACGCTCGGCCCGGTCCGTCCGGGCGGCCAGGCCCGGGTGGAGCTCGGCAGCCTCGCGGTCACCGAAGGGCACGACAAGACCCGCATCGCCGCCCACGAGATCGGCCACAACCTGGGCCTGCCGGACACCAAGCCCGGCCCCTGCTCCCAGCTGATGTCCGGCTCCAGCGCGGGCATCAGCTGCAAGAACTCCGTCCCCAACGCGACCGAGCGGTCCCGGGTCGAGTCCGCCTACGCCGGCCGCGCCGCCACACGCACCCCGGCCGACGGCCGCGTACTGGTCGACGCGCACTGA